One window from the genome of Hippoglossus hippoglossus isolate fHipHip1 chromosome 6, fHipHip1.pri, whole genome shotgun sequence encodes:
- the si:dkey-11f4.20 gene encoding T-cell surface antigen CD2 → MACFAVIILSGFISISAAKEACDHYAAVGQSLTLRLDFKGLKNTHGLSWYHNAKILFDRQGGKVIVGKPGDVSATGDLQLKNLQFSSAGIYHADYGISKEDWSLCVMDKVSKPQLTYVCDFKSSTVNLNCDVSKPQGLDFSWMPDDTSSTRQTLSVSFKEQRSFTCSVGNNVSSARSDTVRPTCTHPSPSPPNLLCFPSKTVVAAVAGGVSLILLLIVIVIVLCFYYRCNKTQKGLREKGAVRMLSVNMREPDISPDYETMNPTENPPPPSPKPPPRVCNQNVPPPEAQTGNGLLQLSTVAERQPPSPVPKPRTKTTNIGMCLPQETFSDKEKICGLNTYN, encoded by the coding sequence ATGGCATGTTTTGCTGTGATCATTCTGTCTGGATTCATCAGCATCTCAGCAGCAAAGGAAGCATGTGATCACTATGCTGCAGTTGGACAGAGTCTGACTCTGCGTCTTGACTTTAAGggactgaaaaacacacatgggCTGAGTTGGTATCACAATGCTAAGATCCTGTTTGACAGACAAGGAGGCAAAGTTATTGTTGGAAAGCCAGGGGACGTTTCTGCAACCGGAGATCTTCAGCTGAAGAACCTGCAGTTCTCCAGTGCAGGCATTTACCATGCAGATTACGGTATTTCGAAGGAAGATTGGAGTCTCTGTGTGATGGACAAGGTGTCAAAACCTCAACTAACTTATGTGTGTGACTTCAAGTCCAGCACTGTTAATCTAAACTGCGATGTATCCAAGCCTCAGGGTTTGGATTTCTCATGGATGCCCGATGACACGTCGTCAACGAGACAAACGTTGAGCGTATCGttcaaagagcagaggagcttCACATGCAGCGTGGGAAACAACGTCAGCAGTGCGAGGAGTGACACTGTTCGTCCAACCTGCACACATCCATCACCGTCACCACCcaatttgctttgttttccatCCAAAACTGTTGTGGCAGCGGTCGCAGGAGGCGTGAGTCTGATTCTGCTTTTgatcgtcatcgtcatcgtaTTATGTTTCTACTACAGATGCAACAAGACTCAAAAGGGACTCAGGGAGAAAGGGGCCGTCAGAATGCTTTCTGTAAACATGCGAGAACCGGACATCAGCCCAGATTATGAGACCATGAACCCGACTGAGAACCCTCCTCCCCCGAGCCCCAAGCCTCCACCGAGAGTATGTAACCAGAACGTTCCTCCGCCCGAAGCTCAGACTGGAAACGGCCTTCTGCAGCTGTCCACCGTCGCTGAGAGACAACCACCTTCGCCTGTGCCGAAGCCGAGGACCAAGACAACAAATATCGGAATGTGTCTCCCTCAAGAAACTTTCAGCGACAAAGAAAAAATTTGTGGCTTAAACACATACAACTGa